A single Bufo bufo chromosome 6, aBufBuf1.1, whole genome shotgun sequence DNA region contains:
- the PDRG1 gene encoding p53 and DNA damage-regulated protein 1 translates to MEQYEGPEKVLAYLQEVERKAEDVLVDRRQIVDLDIKRNQNREALRALGRDPSQSGPVTVCFGDMFINLPIDKTKEMIHRDQEQLEAEIQNLRSQLKVKVNQLYEAQGQPELKGFSLAPLDPDEIKAINKVLKG, encoded by the exons ATGGAGCAGTATGAGGGGCCGGAGAAAGTGCTGGCTTATTTGCAGGAGGTGGAGAGGAAAGCCGAGGATGTGCTGGTGGACAGGCGGCAG ATTGTGGACCTCGACATTAAAAGGAATCAGAATAGGGAGGCCTTACGAGCGCTCGGCAGAGACCCCAGTCAATCAG GTCCCGTGACCGTTTGCTTCGGTGACATGTTCATAAACCTTCCGATAGATAAAACCAAGGAGATGATTCATCGGG ATCAGGAACAGTTGGAGGCAGAAATCCAAAACCTTCGCTCGCAGTTAAAAGTGAAGGTGAACCAGCTATATGAGGCGCAAG GGCAGCCAGAGCTGAAGGGCTTTAGCCTGGCACCGCTGGATCCGGACGAAATCAAGGCGATCAATAAAGTTTTGAAAGGCTGA